From one Microbacterium aurum genomic stretch:
- the pdxS gene encoding pyridoxal 5'-phosphate synthase lyase subunit PdxS produces the protein MLAFGLGQFDILEGALVSTAATGTSRVKRGLAEMLKGGVIMDVVTPDQAKIAEDAGAVAVMALERVPADIRAQGGVSRMSDPDMIDGIIEAVSIPVMAKARIGHFVEAQVLQELGVDYIDESEVLSPADYVNHIDKWDFTVPFVCGATNLGEALRRITEGAAMIRSKGEAGTGDVSEAMKHIRKIRGEIAALGALSKDELYVAAKELQAPYDLVAEIAETGTLPVVLFVAGGVATPADAAMMMQLGADGVFVGSGIFKSGNPAARAAAIVKATTFFDDAKVIADVSRGLGEAMVGINVTDLPAPHRLAERGW, from the coding sequence ATGCTAGCTTTTGGCCTAGGTCAATTCGACATCCTCGAAGGAGCACTCGTGTCCACTGCCGCCACCGGAACCTCGCGCGTCAAGCGCGGCCTCGCCGAGATGCTGAAGGGCGGCGTCATCATGGACGTCGTCACGCCCGACCAGGCGAAGATTGCCGAGGATGCCGGCGCGGTCGCCGTCATGGCGCTCGAGCGCGTGCCCGCCGACATCCGCGCGCAGGGCGGGGTGTCGCGGATGAGCGACCCCGACATGATCGACGGCATCATCGAAGCCGTCTCGATCCCGGTCATGGCGAAGGCGCGCATCGGCCACTTCGTCGAGGCGCAGGTGCTGCAGGAGCTCGGCGTGGACTATATCGACGAGTCCGAGGTGCTCTCGCCCGCCGACTACGTCAACCACATCGACAAGTGGGACTTCACCGTTCCGTTCGTCTGCGGGGCGACGAACCTCGGCGAGGCGCTGCGGCGCATCACGGAGGGCGCGGCCATGATCCGCTCCAAGGGCGAGGCCGGCACCGGCGACGTCTCGGAGGCGATGAAGCACATCCGCAAGATCCGCGGCGAGATCGCCGCACTCGGCGCGCTGTCGAAGGACGAGCTCTACGTCGCGGCGAAGGAGCTGCAGGCGCCCTATGACCTCGTTGCCGAGATCGCCGAGACGGGCACGCTGCCCGTCGTCCTGTTCGTCGCCGGGGGAGTGGCCACCCCGGCCGATGCCGCCATGATGATGCAGCTGGGCGCCGACGGCGTGTTCGTGGGCTCCGGCATCTTCAAAAGCGGCAACCCCGCCGCCCGTGCCGCCGCGATCGTCAAGGCCACGACGTTCTTCGACGACGCGAAGGTCATCGCCGACGTCTCGCGGGGACTCGGCGAGGCTATGGTCGGCATCAACGTGACCGACCTGCCGGCGCCGCACCGCCTCGCCGAGCGCGGATGGTGA
- the pdxT gene encoding pyridoxal 5'-phosphate synthase glutaminase subunit PdxT, translating to MVTAGMPRVGVLALQGDVREHARVLTALGADVVLVRRPEELAAISGLVIPGGESSVIDKLARAFGMQQPIRDAISGGLPVYGTCAGLILLADRITDGIRGQETFGGLDVTVQRNAFGSQVDSFETDLTVEGFDTTTHATFIRAPRVVEVGPAARTIATLDDGAVVAVRQGRLLGTAFHPEVSGETRFHELFLDTIGAA from the coding sequence ATGGTGACCGCGGGGATGCCGCGCGTCGGCGTCCTCGCGCTGCAGGGGGACGTCCGTGAGCACGCGCGCGTGCTCACGGCGCTCGGCGCCGACGTCGTGCTCGTCCGCCGGCCCGAGGAGCTCGCGGCCATCTCGGGGCTCGTCATCCCCGGCGGCGAGTCGAGCGTGATCGACAAGCTCGCCCGCGCCTTCGGCATGCAGCAGCCGATCCGCGACGCCATCTCGGGCGGTCTGCCCGTCTACGGCACCTGCGCGGGCCTGATTCTCCTCGCGGACCGCATCACCGACGGCATCCGGGGTCAGGAGACCTTCGGCGGCCTCGACGTCACGGTGCAGCGCAATGCCTTCGGCAGTCAGGTCGACTCCTTCGAGACCGACCTGACGGTCGAGGGGTTCGACACCACGACGCACGCAACCTTCATCCGCGCCCCACGCGTCGTCGAGGTCGGCCCCGCCGCCCGCACGATCGCGACGCTCGACGACGGCGCGGTCGTCGCCGTCCGGCAGGGCAGGCTGCTCGGCACCGCCTTCCACCCGGAGGTGTCGGGCGAGACGCGCTTCCACGAGCTGTTCTTGGACACCATCGGCGCCGCCTGA
- a CDS encoding DUF1697 domain-containing protein: protein MTTWVALLRGVNVGGVTVRSAELAALFRDLGFDRVTTVLASGNVRFEADAAASARADLTETIERALGERFDYEAWIVLVTMRELDAAIAGFPFDADDAGRQPYVVFCRDRAVRDALAHTAEELESPDDLVQPGFGVVYWSPPKGRSVDTPFAKALARSSYTGTTTTRNLRTLAKIAAAGP, encoded by the coding sequence ATGACGACATGGGTGGCGCTCCTGCGCGGAGTCAACGTCGGCGGCGTGACGGTCCGCAGCGCCGAGCTCGCGGCGCTGTTCCGCGACCTCGGCTTCGATCGGGTGACGACGGTCCTCGCGAGTGGGAACGTGCGCTTCGAGGCGGATGCCGCGGCATCCGCCCGTGCCGACCTGACGGAGACGATCGAGCGTGCCCTCGGCGAGCGGTTCGATTATGAGGCGTGGATCGTGCTCGTCACGATGCGGGAGCTCGATGCGGCGATCGCGGGCTTCCCGTTCGACGCCGATGACGCCGGCCGTCAGCCGTACGTGGTCTTCTGCCGCGATCGGGCGGTGCGCGACGCTCTCGCGCACACGGCGGAAGAGCTCGAGTCGCCGGACGATCTCGTGCAGCCCGGTTTCGGCGTCGTGTACTGGAGCCCGCCGAAGGGGCGCTCGGTGGACACCCCGTTCGCCAAGGCGCTGGCCCGATCGTCGTACACCGGCACCACGACCACCCGCAACCTCCGCACCCTCGCGAAGATCGCGGCCGCGGGACCGTAA
- a CDS encoding YebC/PmpR family DNA-binding transcriptional regulator — translation MSGHSKWATTKHKKAVIDARRAKSWAKLIKNIEVAAKLGGPDLQGNPTLFDAVLKAKKTSVPKDNIDRAIKRGAGIGGESVEYLNIMYEGYAPGGVALMIECLTDNKNRAAAEVRTALSRNGGTLADPGSVAYNFTRKGVIVVSEEGTTEDDVMMAALEAGAEEIEPHAQGFEVITEASDLVAVRSALQGAGIEYESADVEFVPNLKVEIDAETARKIFRLIDALEDSDDVQNVFSNFDLSAEVQAELEQDE, via the coding sequence ATGTCCGGACACTCCAAATGGGCCACGACCAAGCACAAGAAGGCCGTCATCGACGCGCGCCGTGCCAAGTCGTGGGCGAAGCTCATCAAGAACATCGAAGTCGCCGCGAAGCTCGGAGGCCCGGACCTCCAGGGCAACCCGACCCTGTTCGACGCCGTTCTGAAGGCGAAGAAGACCTCCGTCCCCAAAGACAACATCGACCGCGCCATCAAGCGGGGCGCCGGCATCGGCGGCGAGTCGGTCGAGTACCTGAACATCATGTACGAGGGGTACGCGCCCGGCGGTGTCGCCCTCATGATCGAGTGTCTGACGGACAACAAGAACCGCGCCGCCGCAGAGGTGCGCACGGCCCTGAGCCGCAACGGCGGCACCCTCGCCGACCCCGGATCGGTCGCCTACAACTTCACCCGCAAGGGCGTCATCGTCGTCTCCGAGGAGGGCACCACCGAGGATGACGTGATGATGGCCGCCCTCGAGGCCGGCGCCGAGGAGATCGAGCCGCACGCCCAGGGCTTCGAGGTCATCACCGAGGCCTCCGACCTCGTCGCGGTGCGCTCCGCCCTGCAGGGGGCCGGCATCGAGTACGAGTCCGCCGATGTCGAGTTCGTGCCGAACCTCAAGGTCGAGATCGACGCCGAGACGGCCCGCAAGATCTTCCGTCTCATCGACGCCCTCGAAGACAGCGACGATGTGCAGAACGTCTTCAGCAACTTCGACCTGTCGGCCGAGGTGCAGGCCGAACTCGAGCAAGACGAGTAA
- the ruvC gene encoding crossover junction endodeoxyribonuclease RuvC, giving the protein MASALRVLGIDPGLTRCGVGVVDVARDRSASLVHVGVVRSATDLPIEQRLATIAAGIRAVLRSHNPDVVAVERVFAQQNRNTVMGTAQASGIALLVAAEYGLPAATHTPSEVKAAITGYGAADKLQVQTMVARVLRLDALPQPADAADALALALCHAWRQGPGNAAGPDATASLTPAQRAWADAERAAARR; this is encoded by the coding sequence GTGGCATCCGCTCTTCGCGTTCTCGGCATCGACCCCGGCCTCACCCGCTGCGGCGTCGGTGTCGTCGACGTCGCGCGCGACCGCTCCGCGTCGCTCGTGCACGTCGGCGTCGTGCGCTCCGCGACCGACCTGCCGATCGAGCAGCGGCTGGCGACGATCGCCGCCGGCATCCGCGCCGTGCTCCGCTCCCACAACCCCGACGTCGTCGCAGTGGAGCGCGTGTTCGCGCAGCAGAACCGCAACACCGTGATGGGCACGGCGCAGGCCAGCGGCATCGCCCTGCTGGTGGCGGCCGAGTACGGCCTCCCCGCCGCCACCCATACCCCCTCCGAGGTCAAGGCCGCGATCACCGGATACGGCGCCGCCGACAAGCTCCAGGTGCAGACCATGGTGGCGCGCGTGCTGCGCTTGGACGCGCTGCCGCAGCCCGCCGATGCCGCCGACGCGCTCGCCCTCGCCCTGTGCCACGCGTGGCGGCAAGGGCCGGGGAATGCCGCCGGACCCGACGCCACGGCCTCCCTCACGCCGGCGCAGCGCGCGTGGGCGGATGCCGAGCGTGCGGCCGCACGCCGATGA
- the ruvA gene encoding Holliday junction branch migration protein RuvA encodes MISSLRGRVLHVDAESAIIEVGGVGFTVAVTAQVSRALHVGDETQLYTTLVVRDDALSLYGFAEREELGVFTQLLSVSGVGPKSALGVLSALTVAQIAEAVAAEDDAPFRRVSGIGPKTAKLIVVQLAGKLHVAVGVAAPAAGAPAGAVAAQVVAALVALGWNERVSTEAVAAVTDAATSAQRDSVPALLKLALAQLGPARPERAGV; translated from the coding sequence ATGATCTCCTCGCTGCGCGGACGCGTCCTGCATGTCGATGCCGAGTCGGCGATCATCGAGGTCGGCGGCGTCGGCTTCACCGTCGCCGTCACCGCCCAGGTCTCCCGCGCCCTGCACGTCGGCGACGAGACCCAGCTGTACACGACGCTGGTCGTCCGAGACGACGCCCTCTCCCTCTACGGCTTCGCCGAGCGCGAGGAGCTCGGCGTGTTCACGCAGCTGCTGAGCGTGTCCGGCGTGGGACCCAAATCGGCGCTCGGCGTGCTGTCGGCGCTCACCGTGGCACAGATCGCCGAGGCCGTCGCCGCCGAGGACGATGCGCCGTTCCGCCGCGTGTCGGGCATCGGCCCGAAGACGGCGAAGCTCATCGTCGTGCAACTGGCCGGCAAGCTCCACGTCGCGGTCGGGGTGGCCGCGCCCGCGGCGGGTGCGCCGGCCGGCGCCGTGGCCGCGCAGGTCGTCGCCGCCCTGGTGGCCCTCGGCTGGAACGAGCGGGTCAGTACCGAGGCGGTCGCCGCCGTGACGGATGCCGCGACATCCGCCCAGCGCGACTCCGTGCCGGCGCTGCTCAAGCTCGCCCTCGCCCAGCTGGGCCCGGCCCGTCCGGAGCGCGCCGGTGTCTGA
- the ruvB gene encoding Holliday junction branch migration DNA helicase RuvB encodes MSDAIDPAAPQDETELAVEGALRPASLAEFVGQQKVRGQLQLLLDAARIQQRPPDHILLSGPPGLGKTTLAMIVAQESDRPLRLSSGPAIQHAGDLAALLSSLVPGEVLFIDEIHRMARSAEEMLYLAMEDFRIDIMVGKGAGATSIPLDLAPFTLVGATTRSGMLPNPLRDRFGFTAHLEYYEPEELEQVISRSATVLGVDLPSSARAEIARRSRGTPRIANRLLRRVRDYVIVHGDADTAARAAAADAHVAAALNLYDVDEIGLDRLDRAVLDAVVRRFRGGPVGLGTLAVTVGEEADTIESVVEPYLVRIGLLTRTPRGRIATPEAYAHLRVPAPSGAAMFDDL; translated from the coding sequence GTGTCTGACGCCATCGATCCGGCCGCACCGCAGGACGAGACCGAGCTCGCCGTCGAAGGGGCGCTGCGCCCGGCATCCCTCGCCGAGTTCGTCGGCCAGCAGAAGGTGCGCGGCCAGCTGCAGCTGCTGCTCGACGCCGCCCGCATCCAGCAGCGGCCGCCGGACCACATCCTGCTGTCGGGGCCGCCCGGCCTCGGCAAGACCACGCTCGCGATGATCGTGGCGCAGGAGAGCGACCGCCCGTTGCGCCTGTCGAGCGGCCCTGCCATCCAGCACGCCGGCGATCTCGCGGCGCTGCTGTCGAGCCTCGTCCCCGGCGAGGTCCTCTTCATCGACGAGATCCACCGCATGGCGCGCTCCGCCGAGGAGATGCTGTACCTCGCGATGGAGGACTTCCGCATCGACATCATGGTCGGCAAGGGCGCGGGCGCCACCAGCATCCCGCTCGATCTCGCCCCGTTCACGCTCGTGGGTGCGACGACCCGATCCGGCATGCTGCCGAACCCGCTGCGTGACCGGTTCGGCTTCACGGCCCACCTGGAGTACTACGAACCGGAGGAGCTCGAGCAGGTGATCTCGCGCTCGGCGACGGTGCTCGGGGTCGACCTGCCGTCTTCCGCGCGTGCCGAGATCGCCCGGCGCTCCCGGGGGACCCCGCGCATCGCGAACCGGCTGCTGCGCCGGGTGCGCGACTACGTGATCGTGCACGGCGACGCCGACACCGCCGCGCGAGCGGCGGCGGCCGATGCCCACGTCGCGGCGGCCCTGAACCTCTACGACGTCGACGAGATCGGACTCGACCGCCTCGACCGGGCCGTGCTCGACGCCGTGGTCCGCCGTTTCCGCGGCGGTCCGGTGGGACTCGGCACCCTCGCGGTGACGGTCGGCGAGGAGGCCGACACGATCGAATCGGTCGTCGAGCCCTACCTCGTGCGCATCGGCCTGCTCACCCGCACGCCGCGCGGTCGCATCGCGACGCCGGAGGCGTACGCGCACCTGCGGGTGCCCGCGCCGAGCGGGGCCGCGATGTTCGATGACCTATAA
- a CDS encoding preprotein translocase subunit YajC — protein MDIVLLVAMAALLVFMFWSSRRRAKRMKDEQEAKARAMLPGVKVLLQGGLYGTLVEYDGEDLSKSARVELAPGMEVEVHSQAILRVVDETEETVTEDEYLEAEADQAEYAADVADGEVTSISDDRAAADTATDKTEPGDKPQA, from the coding sequence ATGGATATTGTCCTGCTCGTCGCCATGGCGGCGCTGCTCGTCTTCATGTTCTGGAGCTCGCGTCGTCGTGCCAAGCGGATGAAGGACGAGCAGGAGGCGAAGGCGCGGGCGATGCTCCCCGGTGTGAAGGTGCTGCTGCAGGGCGGCCTGTACGGCACCCTCGTCGAGTACGACGGCGAAGACCTCTCCAAGTCGGCTCGCGTCGAGCTCGCCCCCGGCATGGAGGTCGAGGTCCACAGCCAGGCGATCCTCCGCGTCGTCGACGAGACCGAGGAGACGGTCACCGAGGACGAGTACCTCGAGGCCGAGGCCGACCAGGCGGAGTATGCCGCGGACGTCGCCGACGGCGAGGTCACCTCGATCAGCGACGACCGCGCCGCAGCCGACACCGCAACGGACAAGACCGAGCCCGGCGACAAGCCCCAGGCCTGA
- the secD gene encoding protein translocase subunit SecD, whose translation MATPTPVRHAWRALTGLLVITAVLFGINALGVYGFGKSSWAPELALDLQGGTQIILQAKTPDGAAPTTEQLNQAAVIIRQRVDASGVGEADITTQSGNQIVVQIPGQADEETRNRIESAAQMQLRAVLATTAASTSYVGEDGSPTPYPTPDAGLEATPTVAPTDGSDLNWITPALQAEFLAYDCADEANDPANEPADQPLIACDPTGTAKYLLGPVELDGSAITDATNGMNTQNGQWVVNITFDDAGTKIFGAVSQRLYAFTQAGDTPRNQFAFVLDGRVISAPSMNGVILDGKPQISGSFDQESSKVLADQLKFGALPLSFEIVSDNAISATLGSQQLQIGLIAGLIGLALVALYSLIVYRALGFVIIASLGVMAVLTYITLCILAWRMGFRLSLAGVAGLIVTIGFTADSFIVYFERIRDELRDGKSITSAVEDGWSRAKRTIYISKSINILAAVVLYILADATVKGFAFTLGLTTLIDILIFILFTHPVMQLLARTRFFGGGHPLSGLDPEALGAVYRGRAQFRAPVDASVAKGSAARRAGRSRGEAERRQTIAERKQAELAGKSSGSSASDAGSTTEGND comes from the coding sequence GTGGCCACACCCACCCCTGTGCGTCATGCGTGGCGCGCACTGACGGGCCTTCTCGTCATCACCGCCGTCCTGTTCGGCATCAACGCCCTCGGCGTCTACGGCTTCGGCAAGAGCTCATGGGCACCCGAGCTCGCCCTCGACCTGCAGGGTGGAACGCAGATCATCCTGCAGGCCAAGACGCCCGACGGCGCCGCGCCGACGACCGAGCAGCTGAACCAGGCCGCCGTGATCATCCGGCAGCGCGTCGACGCGTCCGGCGTCGGCGAGGCCGACATCACGACGCAGTCCGGCAACCAGATCGTCGTGCAGATCCCCGGGCAGGCCGACGAGGAGACCCGCAACCGCATCGAGTCGGCCGCTCAGATGCAGCTGCGCGCCGTGCTGGCCACCACCGCCGCCAGCACGTCGTACGTCGGCGAGGACGGTTCGCCCACGCCGTACCCGACGCCCGACGCCGGTCTGGAGGCGACGCCCACCGTCGCGCCGACCGACGGCAGCGACCTCAACTGGATCACCCCGGCCCTGCAGGCCGAGTTCCTCGCGTACGACTGCGCCGACGAGGCGAACGACCCCGCCAACGAGCCGGCCGACCAGCCGCTCATCGCGTGCGACCCGACGGGGACCGCGAAGTACCTGCTGGGTCCGGTGGAGCTCGACGGATCCGCGATCACCGATGCCACCAACGGCATGAACACCCAGAACGGTCAGTGGGTCGTCAACATCACGTTCGACGACGCCGGCACGAAGATCTTCGGCGCGGTCAGCCAGCGTCTGTACGCCTTCACGCAGGCCGGCGACACCCCGCGCAACCAGTTCGCCTTCGTGCTCGACGGCCGCGTGATCTCGGCGCCGTCGATGAACGGCGTCATCCTCGACGGCAAGCCGCAGATCAGCGGCTCGTTCGATCAGGAGTCGTCGAAGGTCCTCGCCGACCAGCTCAAGTTCGGCGCGCTGCCCCTCAGCTTCGAGATCGTCAGCGACAACGCGATCTCGGCCACCCTCGGTTCGCAGCAGCTGCAGATCGGCCTCATCGCCGGTCTCATCGGTCTTGCGCTCGTCGCGCTGTACTCGCTGATCGTCTACCGCGCCCTGGGCTTCGTCATCATCGCGTCGCTGGGCGTGATGGCGGTGCTGACCTACATCACACTGTGCATCCTCGCGTGGCGGATGGGCTTCCGCCTGTCGCTCGCCGGCGTCGCGGGCCTCATCGTCACGATCGGCTTCACCGCCGACTCGTTCATCGTGTACTTCGAACGCATCCGAGACGAGCTGCGCGACGGCAAGTCGATCACCAGCGCCGTCGAGGACGGCTGGAGCCGGGCGAAGCGGACGATCTACATCTCCAAGTCGATCAACATCCTCGCCGCCGTCGTGCTGTACATCCTGGCCGACGCGACGGTGAAGGGCTTCGCGTTCACCCTCGGTCTCACGACGCTCATCGACATCCTCATCTTCATCCTGTTCACCCACCCGGTGATGCAGCTGCTCGCCCGCACCCGCTTCTTCGGCGGCGGGCACCCGCTGTCGGGGCTGGACCCCGAGGCCCTGGGCGCCGTCTACCGCGGCCGCGCGCAGTTCCGCGCCCCCGTGGACGCCTCCGTGGCGAAGGGCTCCGCGGCGCGGCGCGCGGGACGCTCGCGGGGTGAGGCGGAGCGGCGCCAGACGATCGCCGAGCGCAAGCAGGCCGAGCTCGCCGGCAAGAGCAGCGGCTCGTCGGCATCCGATGCCGGCTCCACGACGGAGGGGAACGACTGA
- the secF gene encoding protein translocase subunit SecF, whose product MRSMNELGNDLYTGKTSFPFVGKRRTWFIIAAILVIGAALVPLFRPIQFSIEFTGGSQFTVNDVANPDQAVATEAVRSVIPGATTKVTTIGTDAVRVQTDQITEPEKSAAVKTALAQAFDVSEANVSSSFIGPSWGEDVTRQSLWGLAIFLALTFIILAIYFRTWKMSIAAIIGLVDVLVITVGIYALFGFEISPAAVIGFLTILSYSLYDTTVVFDKIRENTREDGEGSGRTFGESVNLAVNQTLIRSINTTVVAALPTGAILFIGALWLGAQTLTDISLSIFVGTIVAAYSTLFVAAPLYSLLRENEPALKARDARVLAARERALADA is encoded by the coding sequence ATGCGCTCCATGAACGAGCTCGGCAACGACCTCTACACCGGCAAGACCTCGTTCCCGTTCGTCGGCAAGCGACGGACGTGGTTCATCATCGCGGCGATCCTCGTGATCGGTGCGGCGCTGGTCCCGCTCTTCCGCCCGATCCAGTTCTCGATCGAGTTCACCGGCGGGTCGCAGTTCACCGTCAACGACGTGGCGAACCCCGACCAGGCCGTCGCCACCGAAGCGGTGCGGTCGGTCATCCCCGGCGCGACCACGAAGGTCACCACCATCGGCACGGATGCCGTGCGCGTCCAGACCGACCAGATCACCGAGCCGGAGAAGAGCGCCGCCGTCAAGACGGCACTCGCGCAGGCCTTCGACGTCAGTGAGGCCAACGTCAGCTCGTCCTTCATCGGTCCCAGCTGGGGCGAGGACGTCACGCGGCAGTCGCTGTGGGGTCTCGCGATCTTCCTCGCGCTGACCTTCATCATCCTGGCGATCTACTTCCGGACGTGGAAGATGTCGATCGCCGCGATCATCGGCCTCGTCGACGTGCTCGTCATCACCGTCGGGATCTACGCGCTGTTCGGCTTCGAGATCTCTCCGGCGGCGGTCATCGGCTTCCTCACGATCCTGTCGTACTCGCTGTACGACACGACGGTCGTCTTCGACAAGATCCGCGAGAACACCCGCGAGGACGGTGAAGGATCGGGTCGCACGTTCGGCGAGTCGGTCAACCTCGCCGTCAACCAGACGCTGATCCGCTCGATCAACACGACGGTCGTCGCGGCGCTGCCCACTGGCGCGATCCTGTTCATCGGCGCGCTGTGGCTCGGCGCTCAGACGCTCACCGACATCTCGCTGTCGATCTTCGTCGGAACGATCGTGGCGGCCTACTCGACCCTGTTCGTGGCGGCGCCGCTGTACTCGCTGCTGCGTGAGAACGAGCCCGCGCTCAAGGCGCGCGACGCCCGCGTGCTCGCCGCCCGCGAGCGCGCCCTGGCCGACGCGTGA